In Nymphaea colorata isolate Beijing-Zhang1983 chromosome 10, ASM883128v2, whole genome shotgun sequence, the genomic stretch TTCTTGTAGTGGTAACATAAGAAGTTACGTTTATATCTAACCGGGTAAGAACGAGATCTTCTCGACCACACTCACGACAccgagaagaagaaaaaaaagacaaagatttCTTACATGGTTTGGAGACGAATTTGGTTCTCCTACTTCCACATtgggatttttttattttttcactatcttagaaagaacaaagatacaagaaaaataaCCATCACCCCCAAACATTAGAGTTAGGGACAAGCCCAAAAATGtccttacaaaatttttcaagaaaattagaaaagcCTACTTAAAGTTGTGTTGTCAGGCTCATTGTGTGCGTAAATGAGGGAAGGGCATTTTAATAATTGATTAAAAAAGTCTTTCAtagtcttttaatttttttcattttcaattttgtctttacaaaaagttttttttttcagtatgaACTAAAAGGTATTATAGTTAAcacacaaaaaatcatgcaccAATATAGCACATATAACTAGGTTGGTATGAAGTatatatgagactccacactcCAACAACATCTTTAACGAGTAGATATCAAATGGAATTCATCAGATTTAGTTACAAAACTGCAAAcctgatccgaatctgattaCCGAAAACCAAATTCAATTCAGAATTGTGTCATAATTAATTGGATATATCCAATCCATTTGCATCTCTACACCTCTTGTTAGATGATCTCCCATGTTGTCTCCCATTCGAAGAGTTGGTCAATCACAAAAAggtttacaaaacaaaaacagaaaaatggaaAGCTCCACCAGTTGAAGCATGTATGTAATTCTCTGAAACAATGTCCATCTTAGAGATCTTGGGATGAAAACGATAAAGTCCTTTTTGTACCCTTGACCTTCCACTTTAATTTGCACTTATGTATATCTTTATAGTTTTCATATCATAGCTCTCCACACgctatatttttatattatttgttGAACTGTTTAATAGAGTAAAGGCATCCTCTTCTGTGCCCTATAAATACTTCCATTTGTATGCACCAAAACGCATTCCAACAGCCTgcttcatcctcttcttcatcGAGTCTTCTTCCCGAAGGGCATGGCTCCGTATTCCTCTAGTCATAGCCGCCTCCCCATGGTTAGTAGCTTGGCAGTGGCTTTCTGCCTTCTGATAGGGTTAGCCTCACTTGAATTAACTCATGGCGACGAGCTGCGTGTCGGCTTCTACCTCGGTAGCTGCCCTTCGGTGGAGGACGTCGTAAAAGATACCGTCGCGAAGGCTTTTGCCACTGATCCCGGTGTGGCTCCCGAGCTCGTCAGGTTGCACTTCCACGATTGCTTTGTCAGGGTGggcatcttcttttcttccttcctacttgtcattttatatctgtttgtcattttatataaaagtgCACTTGTTATAGCGTTATTTCGGCATAAAAGTGTGAAAATCGCACATTTGAATATTCATTAGGTGCATATATGTTAGTCTCTACATTAATGTGGTAGACTACTTATAACTATATATGTTTCATTTAATCTGCAACTAGCCGGAGGTCGCTTGGCATCAATGATACGCTATTACTATCTTGTGAATCTGCTAAAAAAGAATGGAGCAGTATTTCATATATCTGTACATTATTTTAATGAAGATTCATCAAATAATAACAGTGTTTTGTGTTATTGTTGCCTGATCTATACTTGAAAGAAGTCCAAATTTGGTAGGGATACAACAAAATAGAAGTTGCACTATTCCTACTTCAAAACTGAAGCATCATACGAAGCCGTTAAGGacgttctttctttttttcaaataaagttccaatttttgtttaatatgACAGGGATGTGATGCATCTGTGCTATTGGACTCTACGCCCGGCAGACCAGCTGAGAAGGATTCTCCTATAAACAACCCCAGCCTCGGCGGCTTCGACGTCATAGATGAAGCAAAATCCATATTGGAATCCCGGTGCCCGGGAGTGGTCTCGTGCGCCGACATCGTCGCCTTCGCCGCCCGGGAGGCCGTCCATAACGCCGGAGGATTTTCCTACTTGGTGCCGGCTGGCCGACGAGATGGCATCGTGTCCAATGCATCCGAAGTTAGTGAAAACCTCCCGAAGGGGAGTTTCAATGTCGATCAACTACAAGCGAATTTTGCCAGGAAGGGCCTTTCTCTCGAGGACATGGTCACACTGTCCGGTGCACACACCTTTGGCGACTGCCACTGCTCGGCGATTTCCGATAGACTCTACAACTTCAGCTCCACTAACGCCCCCGATCCGTCCATGGACCCAAACTACGTGTTGTTGCTGAAGAGCAAATGCCCAGCTCCAGCTCCGGGATCAAGCGACGATCCGGCAGTCTTTTTGGATGTAGCGACACCAAATAACTTCGATAACCAGTACTATCAGAACCTCAAGAACCAGAGGGGCCTCCTCTCGTCGGACCAGGCATTGATGAGCAGGGGTGACACGGCCACGATGGTCAAAAGCAACGCGCTCTTTGGCTTAATATGGAAGTCTAAGTTTGCGGATGCGATGGTGCGGATGGGGAACATCGAGGTGCTCACTGGGTCTCAGGGACAGATCAGGAGGTCCTGCAGCGCTGTCAATTCAAATGCTTCACCCCCCACACTTCTGTGACGCACATTAGGAGCTGGTACTAGTTGAAGTCGATGCAGTTCGTACGTTTCAATAATGGCTCATCTGCATGTGGCTTGATCTTAATTTCGTGGAAGGCGTTGCTGTTCTTCTGAATAAGAAATCTTTCTTTCTGTGTCTTATCAGtgaaaagaataagagaagGTTGGTGATGGCTAGTTCGTCGTTACCAACTTAATGGCTGCAATATTTGTTTCAGTTGTAACTTCACGACCTACGACTGATTAATGATGCAGTAATTTGTGATTCCCTGTTTGATATGATTGCCATGAATCGGTTTTGTGTGTTAATATTTCagcttcctctctccctctcatctaTCTGGCGATGCCTTTAGTTTTACTTATTAACTTTTTACTTTCTGTCGTATTTGACTGGTAGATTGGGTAAAAGTTATTAATCCTTAGTTAAGTAGAAACTCATCAAACGCCAATAAAGTTCTTTAAGATGTATTTATATGGTACTACTGTTAATGTTaagatgaaggaagaaaaagtcAGCAAGAGCTTTTTACCggcaaaaaaataaagatacaGTATAACCCCTAAGTTTTATCGGGATTGACTCAAATGACTGTAACTAACAATGATATCTTAGTTATCTGAGAATTATAAACAATTTAATTTGATTAACAATGATATTTTAGTTACTTGAGACTTTGTATGGCAACAATTGGCAGACAGAATTTAATAAACCGGAGCAGACACAAATACATGGCAAATTTAGaacataaatatttgttttaataAATTGACTAACAATATTCAAAAAATGTAGTCTGTTGAAAGGGATACTAGGAAGGATATGAATGTATAAAGCAAatcaaaggaaagaaattaaCTAATTATTGGAAAATCTGAATCCGGCTTAAGATGGGCGTTGTGCGTATCCTGATCCAAAAGACATTTTTTGAAGCGGTGAGGAAGGCAGATACATAAACACGCAAACAAATGgcatgtaaaatattttttgactAATCTTTGGATCTTTGGTCTAGTGGCCTATATTCAAGAGCACCACGTctcaattttaatatttttaagaaaattttattatGTTCTTATTATCATTATGTTCTATACGTTTTCCCCTTTATCTAGTGACGGATCACTGAATATTCAGGCGATTCATGACTTTtctttagggcccgtttgatgccTACAGACAAAAGTCCGTGAACAAAAATGCATCGATTTTAATTCAAGAATCAGTTACCAAAATATAAATATCCATGAACAAGATTTTTGTCTAGTGTGTGATGGGCAGGGACTGAAATATCTTAAATATTATCCTCCGTTTGGTAGAAATGGATTAAAATCAAAGATAAAGGTAACGTGACTCTTCACATTGCGTTTAgattgaaattttctttcaaaagaaaatatgggAACAAGGTAACAATAATGATCAGAACAATTATGATTCACATCCtaatttttgatttttaaacATCTTACACGCACCCTTAGCATCTCATATTATTCAAAAAATGGAGGCAAAACTACAAAAGCAAGATGCTCCATCCTCTAACAGAGAATTTGGCCCAACGGGTGGCAGTTTGCCACAATCTTGGCCATCAAAACTCCAGGTAGCAGGCCTATCCTCATCCCCATATGCTGGCCAAGCTCTTGCAACTTGGCATACCTAAGGGTGGCAGACAACCTCTTTGGACAACATTCGTAGTGGAAATAGCTTTAATCCAAAAACGTTCAGGAACATGACTTTGAAAGAGCAGTGCACGGTCAACTTATAAGAGATGccaatttcttctttctgaCTCCATGTTCTGTTGTGGGGTTCCACTACATTGACGTTCTATGCCATGCTTGTTAGTGAACGTCATGAAGTTTGCATTTATATGTTAAGTTCCATTATCCATGTGTAGCATCTTAATCTCTATTGATTTTCAACCATGTTGAACATTTGGAATTTTGAATGCACTTCATCTTTAGCTTTCAAGAAATATAAGCAGCTGACCTTGGAGCAATCATCAATTAAAGAGACATAATGCTTAAATCCATTGAAAGAATCAACCAAGGCTGGGCCCCAAACATCCCAATGAACCAAATCAAAAACATTATTGGACACACCTTTTGATAAAGGAAATAATGGCCTAGTCAACTTGGTATACCGACATATTTCGCATGAGCTGcactcaaaattcaattttaagcTTTAAAATCTTTAGCACATAGCTAGATAGGTGTTTGTGTCGCAAGTGCATGTTTCATCATCTTCCACTCCTAGTGATGACATAATAGACCTTAAAAGCCGATCCCTCACCAATCATCTCTCCTATGATATGCTCCTGAAACACCGCCTTAGattgagaaaaaataacattataGTTATAAGCTTTCATAATTTTCCTCACATATAGGAAATTTTAAGCTAATTCAGTCCTAAATAGGGCAttggtgaatttttttcaagtgttgCACGTTCCCATGACATTAATTTTTCCACCTTTGACAATAGTAAGAGGTTTAGCTTCCGACTCATTTCTAAGATTCTTCATAAATTCCTTAGATCTTGTCATATTATCTGAGGCACCTGAATTCATTATTCAGCCTTTATTTTCAGATAAAGTTAGAAACCCATAAGTACCTAAACCTTCTGGTTTGTGGGTAGCGGTGACCAAGGTTTTTACTTCGCAGCTTTCAGAAGTTACTCAAAAATAGGGTAAGCATTTTCATAGTAACCGGTGTCTCATCTTCTTTTTGGTATGCAGCCTTATTGTTTCCACCATTATTAGGTTTTTTGATCAACTTCCAATAGTTATCTCTAGTctgattgatttttctttttgcagtaTGTGTAAAAcacttttgttttctccttttgttcACTTCTTGTTATGAACCCTGGCTGGTTTTGTTTGATTACAAATAGCTTGAGATTTAGTTTCTCCATCAGTCGTGTTCAGATCCATAACCTTCTTCATATTCCTCACTCATAATGATAAAACTTATAGAACTAAGTTTAAGAAGTTCAGCAGTCATAAGAACTTGGCTGCGAAGCTGCACATATACGAGCCTCAAGCTGGCAAGCATCTAAAAAAGTCTGTCGCTTTATCTATTCTTCTCCATTGTGATAGCATCAATGGCTGTGAGGGTATAGGACTCCCACTCTTCCCAAAGAGTTTTAGAATGGCCAAGATATTCACAAAATGCATGTTGCCTGCTTCAGCTTGTTGATTTCATAAGTGATCTGGCATTTTCTGGACACATTATACAGCTGACTATAGAGCCCCTTGGCAACATACCAGACTTCTTTGGCAGACGGTATGATGAGGGTCGCCAGCTAGAGGTTTAAGCTTACTTCCTCTAACATGTTCAAGTTTTGAGTTGCTGCTTAGAAAAAGCCTAGCATATTCGGACCATGTCAAGTAGTTGAACCCATTCAAGAGTTTGGTGGTAATCTTAAGTGCTGGATTTGCAGTACCCAACTGGCTTTTATTATTGCAAGGTCTTCCCTACAATTGTGATCCTTCTGTCACGCTAACAAATCAAGAGTCCAAGTATAGAAAcctggctctaataccatagagaggagaggaaaaagaagggaaaaatcaagCACAACTATTTATGTGGTTCAATATAATGGCTTACATCCATGAGAGGAAGAGGAGATCTTGTATTCCAATGAAGCATATACAAGGACGATCATCATCAACCACCACAACCCATAAGGTATATTTGGGATTTCTAcccttcatgcatacacaaacgATATGGCCTAAAACAGGATCGtactcatgctaaatcattgagttaaacaaaataaacttaactgtagcggaagcgtacctgaatccatctgacaAACTGGACGGTAGATCGAGATAGGATCTTTCATGGTCTTTGTGGCGCGCTTGAGttttctctcagatggggaagaggaaaaccctagaaaccaacgtttcaggcaaccattgcatgatcctagggaccactaccattttatattaagggcaattacggattcaacccatcaaagagtccgtaattgcgtacatgtatctatacatttcaaaattactccataccatctaaaatgacgtaatatcccaaaacgcaatcacttaaaCGGATATTTACCTTAAGACAGcaataatgtctgaaattcttcatagacatatgccggcccaccaaatgatcttacaatctctcacttgggccaaatatgtctttatacattcaaacaTTATacaaaaccttaggagctcataactgctatcttattaaacgtcattttcaccaatctcgtccatgatcatatcaacatagaaccaaagcggcttttgctatattaaaattagctaaaccttcaatgatcacaaatgttaacacaacCAATggcatagatctgatatggatgtatagcatgagaattacatgtaatgtgattacaacatgtctattcacAACTGGttcaactttaaaaccttatggagatcaaaacataaacacataaacacagaatggaaccaatgaactttaaactttattctacagaaaactgaatatgtgtccatacataagagcaaacaaaatacaaactcccactaaaccagcacatcatccaaggataacaacatgttcgtgaaagactttatgtgttaaacccttagtaagcggatccgcaatcatagagtttgtcccaatatgctctaaagacacgtgaccattctgtatcctctctttaacagcccaaaacttaatgtcgatgtgcttcgactttgacaaactgcggctgttataagagtacatgactgctgaattattgtcacacaacaaccttagtggcATTTTTATACCACTCACAATGcgcagccccgtgacaaaattccgcaaccacaaagcatgattggatgtctcgtaacatgctatgctTCTGTCCTAGCACCCAGCAAAgccagaatctgaatacccaattaTCTTctactggtctgacttcctgtatgtgagcataaaatcttttgttctttctaagtacctcaaaactcttttggctgctttacaatgatccataccaggatcacttaagtatctgcctaacatttcaacgataaatgcaatatccagacgagtacaaacctgagcatacataaggtttcccacaacagacgaatagggaatcctt encodes the following:
- the LOC116263006 gene encoding peroxidase 5-like yields the protein MAPYSSSHSRLPMVSSLAVAFCLLIGLASLELTHGDELRVGFYLGSCPSVEDVVKDTVAKAFATDPGVAPELVRLHFHDCFVRGCDASVLLDSTPGRPAEKDSPINNPSLGGFDVIDEAKSILESRCPGVVSCADIVAFAAREAVHNAGGFSYLVPAGRRDGIVSNASEVSENLPKGSFNVDQLQANFARKGLSLEDMVTLSGAHTFGDCHCSAISDRLYNFSSTNAPDPSMDPNYVLLLKSKCPAPAPGSSDDPAVFLDVATPNNFDNQYYQNLKNQRGLLSSDQALMSRGDTATMVKSNALFGLIWKSKFADAMVRMGNIEVLTGSQGQIRRSCSAVNSNASPPTLL